Within the Nitrospira sp. genome, the region CGGCAAGCCGTGATTACGGTCCCCGCCTATTTCAACGACAGTCAGCGGCAGGCCACCAAGGATGCCGGCATGATCGCAGGGCTGGACGTGCTTCGGATCATCAATGAGCCGACCGCCGCTTCCCTGGCCTATGGCCTGCAGGAACGAACTCAAGGCACCATTGCGGTGTACGATCTGGGTGGTGGAACATTCGACATTTCGATCCTGAAACTCAAAGAGGGGATCTTCGAGGTTCTCGCTACGAATGGTGATACGCATCTGGGAGGAGATGACTTCGATCGTCGCCTCGTCGATCTGTTCCTAGCCGACATTCGACAGCGTCATGGGCTCGATCTCACGAAGTTCCCGGATTCGATGCAGGCGCTTCGCCTGGAAGCAGAGCGGGTCAAGATCACGCTCTCGACGGATACGAAGGTGTTTGCCCAGTTGGATTTACCAGGGGCCAAGGGGCCCTATCGTCGCGAGGTGACACGCGAACAATTCGACCGTCTGGTGGATGACCTCGTCGAGATGACGCTCCGGCCTTGCCAATTGGCGTTGCGTGACGCGGGACTGAAGGCCTCTGGAGTCGACGAAGTGGTGCTGGTGGGAGGGTCAACACGAATGCCCTTGGTTCGACAGCGCGTGCAGACATTCTTTGGGAAAGCACCGCATTGCAACCTCAATCCTGATGAAGTTGTGGCGCTAGGGGCCGCCGTGCAAGCGGGCATCCTCAGTGGATCGACGCAGAACATGCTATTGCTCGACGTCACACCGCTCTCGTTGGGCATTGAGACGATGGGTGGCGTGATGAGCCCACTGATCCGTCGGAACACGACCATTCCGACCAGCGCGAAGGAAATGTACACGACGTACGTAGACGGTCAAACCTCGGTGGACCTACACATCCTGCAAGGCGAACGCGAGCTGGTCAAGGACAACCGCAGTCTCGGACGTTTCCAATTGAAGGTTCCGCCGCTCCCGGCGGGAATTCCCAGAATCGAAGTGACCTTTCTCATCGATGCCAACGGGATTCTGAACGTGTCAGCCAAGGATATCCGCACGGGGGCCACCCAATCGGTACAAGTGAAACCTTCGTATGGGCTGAGCGATCAGGAAGTGGAGCGGATGGTCGAAGATTCGTTTAAATTCGCGGCCGAAGACCTAAAAGCCCGTCAACTTATCGAGGCACGAACCGAGGCGGAGGCCATCCGTGCCGCCACCGAAAAGGCACTGGCACGAGGCGGCCAGCTCATTACTGCCGAAGAAACCGCGCGCATTCGGGAGGTCCTCTCCACCCTCGCGAACGCGGCTCACGGCTCGGATCACCGAGCCGTCCGGACGGCAATCGGCGAGCTCGAGCAGGCCACGCATCATCTTGCGGAAGTTTTGATGGACACCTCGCTCAAGGAAGCCCTCCAGAACAAGAAACTTTCTCAAGTGACCTAACGCGAGGAACCCTTCCCATGGACGTCACCTGGCAAGATACAGAGGAACTCGGCATTCAACTGCTCGAAGCGCACCCCGGTGTGGATCCGCTCACGGTACGCTTTACCGACCTGCATGCATGGATCATTGCCCTACCCTCGTTCAAGGATGACCCCAAGAAATCCAACGAGAAAATTCTCGAATCCATTCAAATGGCGTGGTGGCAGGAATTTAAGGACGCGCAGGGGTAATCGGGGGTCGGCCTTCCCTCCACGAGTAGTCCAAACGACAACGCATCACGGCAAAGGGGCTTCTGGCACGGGCGTGTCAGGACTCGGCTGGACCATTACAGGAGCCGGAACGGGCTGCGGAGATGGGAAGACGTCGGGCGAGAGGTCTTGCCGATAGAAGTCCGCCGGATCCAATCGTGGAGCCGCAGTTTGCGTAGGTTCGGTGCCCCTCGCGAAGAGTTCGACAGAGGTATGTTCGCTGCTGGTATCGTCGGCCAGCAAACCGGTGTTGTGATCGACCTTGACGTACATGATGTCTTCGGGAATTTCAAACGGGACTACCGGTAGCTGTTGCAATGCTTGTTGCATAAACCTCACCCAAATCGGTAGTGCCGCATGCGCCCCGGATTCGGTTTCGCCGAGGGGCCGCCGATCGTCGAATCCCACGTAAGTCCCTACAGCCAGATTCGGTGTCATGCCGATAAACCACGCATTGGTGTACTCGTTCGACGTGCCGGTTTTCCCCGCCATCGGACGTCCAATAGACTTGGCCAGCTGTCCCGTCCCACGCTGAATGACATCTTCCATCATGTTCGTAATGAGGTAGGCGGTCTCCTTCGACACTACTTGGCGGGGCTGCACCTGGGCTTCTTCCAACACCTGGCCGTTTTTGTCTTTGACCATCGTGATCACGTACGGATCGACGCGGGTCCCCTGGTTGCCGAACACCCCATACACCGACGTGAGTTCCATGAGACTGACGCTCGACGACCCGAGGGCCAAGGACAAATCCGGAGCCAGTGGGCTGGTTACTCCCACCGCCTTGGCGAACTCCACGACGTTCTTGATGCCGATTTTGTCCAGCAATCGAACGGTCGCCAAATTATGCGAATGCGTCAACGCTTCGCGCAGGGAGACCACACCGTGGAAGCGTCTCCCGTAGTTTTCCGGTTTCCAGATCTTTTCCTCTTCTTCATCCTCATACACCACCGGGGCATCGAGCACCACACTCGCCGGACCAAGTCCCTGCGCGAGCGCCGCCGCGTAGATAATCGGTTTGAACGCGGACCCCGGTTGCCGGTGCGCCATGACGGCGCGATTATATTCGCTCCGCGAAAAATCGTATCCTCCGACCATGGCTCGAACAGCGCCGCTGGCCGGATCCAGCGCAACCAGCGCTCCCTCCACCACCGGTTCCTGCTCGAGCTTGACGTGGATTTGATTTCGTTCGACTTTTTTGACGCTCACCTCGATGACATCCCCGGGCTTGAGCACGTGCTTGGGGGACGAGACGGTCTTGAAGTCCTTCGTCGGATCTCGCCCCACGAGCTGCCGCTGCGCCCAGGCCATGTCCTCGAACGCCAGACGCGCGGTCCTATTGCCGACCTGCACCTGAAAGTGGTCCTTGGTCGCTTTGGTCACGACGCCTTGTACGAATTCCCCTGGATTGGGAAGCGGCGTCTCTATCTCATCGGAAGCCAACTGAGTAGGATCCGTGGTCCCCACCGGACCGCGCCACCCTTGACGCTTATCCAACTCCCGCAGCCCGTCCCGTATCGCCTGGTCGGCGACCTGCTGCATATCCAAGTTGAGGGTGGTGTAAATTTCCATTCCGCCTTTGTACGCGGCACTTTCACCGTATTTCCCGACCAAGTATTGACGGACATACTCCACGAAGTACGGTGCGACGCTGTCCGCGCTGAGCCGACGAAAGACGAGCCGCTCGTTGATCGCTGCCTCGCGCTCCGCGGGAGTGATGAACCCGGCTTCCTCCATGCGTCCCAGCACATGCTCCTGCCGCTTCTTGGCCCGCTCCGGAGACCGCAGCGGTGAGTAGTGATTGGGAGACTTTGGGAGCCCGGCCAGAAGCGCGGCCTCGGGCAGCGTCAGATCTTTGAGTTCCTTACCAAAATACGTGTCTGTCGCCGCTGCGACCCCATAGGCCCCTTGCCCGAAATAAATCTGATTGAGATACAGCTCGAGAATCTGTTCCTTGCTGAGAATCAGTTCCATTTTGTAGGCGAGGATCAGCTCTTTCACCTTGCGACTGAACGTGCGCTCGGAGGAGAGAAACAAGGACCGCGCCAGTTGCTGGGTAATGGTGCTGGCCCCTTCCACTCGCCCGCGACGACGAAGATTCGTCACTGCCGCCCGGGCGATGCCGACGAAGTCGAGGCCGGGATGTTCGAAAAACCGCGCATCCTCGACCGCGATGACGGCATTGATCAGATTCTTTGGCATCTCAACCAGTGGCGTGACAATGCGACGTTCGATGAAGAATTGACCTATCAATTGGCGATCGTCGGAGTACACACGCGTCACCTGGCTCGGCTGGTAGGTTTCGAGCATGTCGAGGGCAGGCAGATCTTGGGCGAAATACCAGAGCGTGCCGACAGCGGCGCTCGCCCCGAGTACGGCACATCCAAGACCGGCCAACAACGTGACCTGCCACCATCGCCAGCGACGTCGAGACGGGGGCCCGTTTGACTCGCCCGATTCGGAGGAGTAGCGGCTGAAAGGGGGTTTCGACTCGTCTAACATGGGGACCGAGAGGACTTTGAACAGTCCTCTACATCTTTTCCAACTTACAATGGGCTCCACCAAACTGCAAGCCGGACCGCCTTTCGTGGCGCGCCTGCACGAAGCACGGGACTGCCCCTTGCTTGTGTACAGGCTGTGCTCTCCGGTATACTCCCTATTCGGACGCCTGCCCGTGGGCGTCTTTTTTTTGACCAAAGGCTCTACTCATGTCTCAACCAACAGGCGCAACGCAGGACCTCCATCCCAAGGGCAAAGCCGGCGGATGGGCGCGTCGGGAAAACATTCGGAACATCGCGATCATCGCCCACGTCGATCACGGAAAAACCACGCTGGTGGATGCGGTGCTCCGCCAGACTCATGTCCATCGCAAAATCGACGACATGGGCGAACGCATCATGGACTCCATGGACCAGGAGCGCGAGCGTGGCATCA harbors:
- the dnaK gene encoding chaperone protein DnaK, translated to MARIVGIDLGTTNSLIAYMDGQTPRVMSSRTGRTMVPSVVALTDNGLIVGDPAKEHLVRSPDRTIYSIKRFMGKGLQDVAGELAYFPYQVHEKNGVIRIQLGEKSYSPPQVSAMILKELKLRAETALGEDIRQAVITVPAYFNDSQRQATKDAGMIAGLDVLRIINEPTAASLAYGLQERTQGTIAVYDLGGGTFDISILKLKEGIFEVLATNGDTHLGGDDFDRRLVDLFLADIRQRHGLDLTKFPDSMQALRLEAERVKITLSTDTKVFAQLDLPGAKGPYRREVTREQFDRLVDDLVEMTLRPCQLALRDAGLKASGVDEVVLVGGSTRMPLVRQRVQTFFGKAPHCNLNPDEVVALGAAVQAGILSGSTQNMLLLDVTPLSLGIETMGGVMSPLIRRNTTIPTSAKEMYTTYVDGQTSVDLHILQGERELVKDNRSLGRFQLKVPPLPAGIPRIEVTFLIDANGILNVSAKDIRTGATQSVQVKPSYGLSDQEVERMVEDSFKFAAEDLKARQLIEARTEAEAIRAATEKALARGGQLITAEETARIREVLSTLANAAHGSDHRAVRTAIGELEQATHHLAEVLMDTSLKEALQNKKLSQVT
- a CDS encoding Fe-S assembly protein IscX, which codes for MDVTWQDTEELGIQLLEAHPGVDPLTVRFTDLHAWIIALPSFKDDPKKSNEKILESIQMAWWQEFKDAQG
- the mrcA gene encoding penicillin-binding protein 1A → MLAGLGCAVLGASAAVGTLWYFAQDLPALDMLETYQPSQVTRVYSDDRQLIGQFFIERRIVTPLVEMPKNLINAVIAVEDARFFEHPGLDFVGIARAAVTNLRRRGRVEGASTITQQLARSLFLSSERTFSRKVKELILAYKMELILSKEQILELYLNQIYFGQGAYGVAAATDTYFGKELKDLTLPEAALLAGLPKSPNHYSPLRSPERAKKRQEHVLGRMEEAGFITPAEREAAINERLVFRRLSADSVAPYFVEYVRQYLVGKYGESAAYKGGMEIYTTLNLDMQQVADQAIRDGLRELDKRQGWRGPVGTTDPTQLASDEIETPLPNPGEFVQGVVTKATKDHFQVQVGNRTARLAFEDMAWAQRQLVGRDPTKDFKTVSSPKHVLKPGDVIEVSVKKVERNQIHVKLEQEPVVEGALVALDPASGAVRAMVGGYDFSRSEYNRAVMAHRQPGSAFKPIIYAAALAQGLGPASVVLDAPVVYEDEEEEKIWKPENYGRRFHGVVSLREALTHSHNLATVRLLDKIGIKNVVEFAKAVGVTSPLAPDLSLALGSSSVSLMELTSVYGVFGNQGTRVDPYVITMVKDKNGQVLEEAQVQPRQVVSKETAYLITNMMEDVIQRGTGQLAKSIGRPMAGKTGTSNEYTNAWFIGMTPNLAVGTYVGFDDRRPLGETESGAHAALPIWVRFMQQALQQLPVVPFEIPEDIMYVKVDHNTGLLADDTSSEHTSVELFARGTEPTQTAAPRLDPADFYRQDLSPDVFPSPQPVPAPVMVQPSPDTPVPEAPLP